A region of Selenomonadales bacterium 4137-cl DNA encodes the following proteins:
- a CDS encoding glycosyltransferase, protein MGEERRKVLFISAPVGAGHVRAAQAVGAALRRLAPGVATEFANVFDFFSPRLGKAILAGYLKVLDVFPQAYGAAYGWGNSSRLALAGRAAVSGFLAGRMERYIAVSRPDVVVVSHATPAGLVAHLAARGRLAAPTVAVVTDFVVHRLWVYPELGMYCVAHEGLRDYLAAAGVPRERSAVTGIPVDGRFAAPLGKREARAALGLREDAPVVLIMGGGAGVLPMAEIVAGLEALARPLQLVAVAGRNEALRRRLTAEAGRLKFCTLEALGFVDNVDVLMAAADLLVSKPGGLTAAEALARGLPLLIFRPIPGQEDANTAFLTAHGAAVRVESAGELAALAGGMLAERAAGLEALSSAALDLGRPGAAEAVGRLILDRLVK, encoded by the coding sequence GTGGGAGAAGAGCGGCGCAAGGTGTTGTTCATCAGCGCGCCCGTGGGGGCCGGCCATGTGCGGGCGGCCCAGGCGGTGGGGGCGGCTTTGCGCCGTCTGGCGCCCGGAGTGGCGACCGAGTTCGCGAATGTGTTCGATTTCTTCAGCCCGCGGCTGGGGAAGGCGATTCTCGCAGGTTATTTGAAGGTGCTGGATGTTTTTCCGCAGGCGTACGGGGCGGCTTACGGCTGGGGCAACAGCAGCCGCCTGGCGTTGGCCGGGCGGGCGGCGGTGAGCGGGTTTCTGGCGGGGCGGATGGAAAGGTATATCGCGGTTTCGCGGCCGGATGTGGTCGTCGTGAGCCACGCTACGCCGGCCGGTCTGGTGGCGCATTTGGCGGCGCGGGGCCGCCTGGCGGCGCCGACGGTGGCGGTGGTGACCGATTTCGTGGTCCATCGCTTATGGGTGTATCCGGAGTTAGGCATGTATTGCGTGGCGCATGAAGGGCTGCGTGATTATCTCGCCGCCGCCGGTGTGCCGCGGGAGCGCAGCGCGGTGACCGGCATCCCGGTGGACGGGCGGTTCGCCGCGCCGCTGGGTAAAAGGGAGGCGCGGGCGGCTCTGGGGCTGCGCGAGGATGCGCCGGTGGTGCTGATCATGGGCGGCGGCGCCGGGGTGCTGCCGATGGCGGAGATTGTCGCGGGGCTGGAGGCGCTGGCGCGGCCGCTGCAGTTGGTGGCTGTGGCCGGCCGGAACGAGGCGCTGAGGCGACGGCTGACGGCTGAGGCCGGCAGGTTGAAGTTTTGCACGTTAGAGGCACTGGGGTTTGTGGATAACGTCGATGTGCTGATGGCGGCGGCCGATCTGCTGGTGTCGAAGCCGGGCGGGCTGACGGCGGCCGAGGCGCTGGCCAGGGGTCTGCCGCTGCTGATTTTCCGCCCGATACCGGGGCAGGAGGATGCGAACACCGCTTTCCTGACCGCGCATGGCGCGGCGGTGAGGGTGGAATCTGCGGGTGAACTTGCGGCCCTGGCGGGCGGTATGCTTGCGGAGCGAGCGGCTGGGCTCGAAGCGTTGAGTTCGGCCGCTCTGGACCTGGGGCGGCCTGGGGCGGCGGAGGCGGTAGGACGTTTGATTCTCGACCGGTTGGTCAAATAG
- the dprA gene encoding DNA-processing protein DprA, with protein MERYYQAALTMVPGLGNSRLNSLVAFFGSARQAWMASRRDLFLCGCLDETIGNNILAQREKIDIHKMAAAWEQKGIGVVCAADAAFPDRLRRIFDPPQVLYYRGRLPVDELLIAVVGARRASAYGRNAALSLAAGLAAAGAGVVSGAARGVDSAAHEGALSAGGYTVAVLGCGVDVVYPPENGRLLARIAEQGAIVSEYWPGTDPLPHHFPVRNRIISGLARGVAVVEAAEKSGSLITADWALEQGRDVFAVPGSIFSATSAGANKLIKQGAKPVTAAADILEEYGLTRAADGRPGRPEPAGDEGRVWAALSCDTPLTVDELIMRVGLPAPVVTYILLQLVLKDLAAEFGGQRYVRLPGRESGE; from the coding sequence GTGGAGAGGTATTATCAGGCGGCGTTGACCATGGTTCCCGGTCTGGGCAACTCCCGGCTCAATTCGCTGGTCGCCTTTTTCGGTAGCGCCCGACAGGCCTGGATGGCTTCGCGGCGCGATTTGTTTTTGTGCGGCTGCCTCGACGAGACGATCGGTAATAATATACTTGCCCAGCGGGAAAAGATAGATATACACAAAATGGCTGCGGCCTGGGAGCAGAAGGGGATCGGCGTGGTGTGCGCCGCCGACGCCGCTTTTCCGGACAGGCTGCGGCGGATTTTCGACCCGCCGCAGGTGCTGTATTACCGCGGCCGCCTGCCGGTGGACGAGCTTTTGATCGCTGTTGTCGGCGCCCGCCGGGCGTCGGCTTACGGCCGGAACGCGGCTTTGTCGCTGGCGGCCGGTCTGGCGGCGGCGGGCGCGGGGGTGGTGAGCGGCGCCGCCCGCGGCGTGGACAGCGCGGCCCACGAAGGGGCGCTCTCGGCCGGCGGTTACACGGTGGCGGTGCTGGGCTGCGGGGTGGATGTGGTCTACCCGCCGGAGAACGGCCGGCTGCTGGCGCGGATCGCCGAGCAGGGGGCGATCGTGTCCGAGTATTGGCCGGGGACCGACCCGCTGCCGCACCATTTCCCGGTGCGTAACCGGATAATAAGCGGGCTGGCCCGCGGCGTCGCGGTCGTGGAGGCCGCCGAGAAGAGCGGGTCGCTGATTACGGCCGACTGGGCGCTGGAGCAGGGACGCGACGTGTTCGCCGTGCCTGGCAGTATCTTTTCCGCCACCAGCGCGGGCGCCAATAAGCTTATCAAGCAGGGCGCCAAGCCGGTGACGGCGGCGGCGGATATCCTGGAGGAGTACGGTCTGACCCGCGCGGCCGACGGCAGGCCTGGCCGGCCGGAGCCAGCCGGGGACGAGGGGCGGGTTTGGGCCGCCCTGAGCTGCGATACGCCGCTGACTGTGGATGAATTGATCATGAGGGTCGGTTTGCCGGCCCCGGTTGTTACATATATATTATTGCAGCTCGTGCTGAAGGATCTGGCAGCCGAGTTCGGCGGGCAACGCTATGTCCGCCTGCCTGGGAGGGAATCGGGTGAGTAA
- the topA gene encoding type I DNA topoisomerase encodes MSKALVVVESPAKAKTIEKFLGKNYTVRASMGHLRDLPKSQFGVDIEHDFAPKYINIRGKGDLIKNLKDEAKKAGVVYLATDPDREGEAIAWHLAHLLGIGEDKACRIEFNEITKPAIQKAVKHPRPIDLSRVDAQQARRILDRIVGYKLSPLLWRKVRKGLSAGRVQSVAVRLICDREREIQAFVSEEYWTVTAKLRAKPKGGLFDAELVAVDGKKPEIGSEAEAGKITGELEKADYRVREVKKRERRRNPSPPFITSSLQQDASRRLGFTARKTMLLAQQLYEGIDVAGVGPVGLVTYIRTDSTRVATSAQEEARSYVAARHGSEYLPERPPVYSTKKNAQDAHEAIRPTSLELTPDAVQRSLSRDQLRLYTLIWERFVASQMAPAVYDTLTVEIAAGRFGLRATGSVLKFPGYLAVYGDSREEAEKDALLPEVAEGQELKLQKLLPKQHFTEPPPRYTEASLVKVLEEKGIGRPSTYAPIIETIQERGYVLKAEKKFQPTDLGFVVVDLLKEHFPDIVDVDFTADMEDRLDGIADEKVSRAKVLKDFYDPFAATLTSADEKIGNVELPVEVSDVPCPNCGRMLVVKHGRFGNFLACPGFPECRTTKPILKDTGVKCPLCEGAVVERRTKRGKVFFGCANYPECQFTTWDTPLKETCETCGSFKVRHNFRQGRFTVMCGNANCPTRAKEAEAAAATKRPAKPRRTSAKRKAGGKRG; translated from the coding sequence GTGAGTAAAGCGCTGGTCGTGGTCGAGTCGCCGGCAAAAGCGAAAACGATCGAGAAGTTTCTTGGCAAGAATTACACTGTAAGGGCGTCGATGGGGCATCTCCGTGATCTGCCCAAGAGCCAGTTCGGCGTCGATATCGAGCATGATTTCGCCCCCAAGTACATCAACATCCGCGGCAAGGGCGACCTGATCAAGAACCTGAAGGATGAGGCCAAAAAGGCGGGCGTCGTTTATCTGGCAACCGACCCTGACCGCGAAGGCGAGGCCATCGCCTGGCACCTGGCTCACTTGCTCGGCATCGGCGAGGATAAAGCCTGCCGGATCGAGTTCAACGAGATTACCAAGCCTGCCATCCAGAAGGCGGTGAAGCATCCGCGCCCGATCGACCTTTCGCGGGTCGACGCCCAGCAGGCCCGGCGTATTCTCGACCGCATTGTGGGCTATAAGCTGAGCCCGCTGCTGTGGCGCAAGGTGCGCAAGGGTCTGAGCGCCGGCCGGGTGCAGTCGGTGGCGGTGCGCCTAATCTGCGACCGCGAGCGGGAGATCCAGGCGTTCGTGTCGGAAGAGTACTGGACGGTGACCGCGAAGCTGCGCGCCAAGCCGAAGGGCGGTCTGTTCGACGCCGAGCTGGTGGCGGTGGACGGCAAGAAGCCGGAGATCGGCAGCGAGGCTGAGGCCGGGAAGATAACCGGGGAGCTGGAGAAGGCGGATTACCGCGTCCGCGAGGTTAAGAAAAGGGAGCGCCGCCGCAATCCGTCGCCGCCGTTCATCACCAGCAGCCTGCAGCAGGATGCGTCCCGCCGCCTGGGGTTCACGGCCCGCAAGACGATGCTGCTCGCCCAGCAGCTGTACGAAGGCATCGATGTGGCCGGGGTCGGCCCGGTCGGCCTTGTGACGTATATCCGCACCGATTCGACGCGGGTGGCGACCTCGGCCCAGGAGGAGGCGAGGAGCTATGTCGCCGCCCGGCACGGGAGCGAGTATCTGCCCGAAAGGCCGCCGGTCTACAGCACCAAGAAGAACGCCCAGGACGCCCATGAGGCGATCAGGCCCACCAGTCTCGAACTCACGCCGGACGCTGTGCAGCGCAGTCTCAGCCGCGATCAGCTCCGCCTTTACACTTTGATCTGGGAGCGGTTTGTCGCCAGCCAGATGGCGCCGGCCGTGTACGACACGCTGACGGTGGAGATCGCCGCCGGCCGCTTCGGGTTGCGGGCCACCGGCTCGGTCCTGAAGTTTCCGGGTTATCTGGCCGTTTACGGCGATAGCCGCGAGGAGGCGGAGAAGGACGCCCTGCTGCCTGAGGTGGCGGAGGGACAGGAACTCAAGCTGCAGAAGCTGCTGCCCAAGCAGCATTTCACCGAGCCGCCGCCGCGTTATACCGAGGCGTCGCTGGTGAAGGTGCTGGAGGAGAAGGGCATCGGCCGGCCGAGCACTTACGCGCCGATCATCGAGACCATCCAGGAGCGGGGCTATGTGCTGAAAGCCGAGAAGAAGTTTCAGCCGACCGACCTGGGGTTCGTGGTCGTCGATCTCTTGAAGGAGCATTTCCCCGATATCGTGGATGTGGATTTCACCGCCGATATGGAGGACCGCCTGGACGGCATCGCCGACGAGAAGGTGTCGCGAGCGAAGGTGCTGAAGGATTTTTACGATCCGTTCGCCGCCACGCTTACGAGCGCCGACGAGAAGATCGGCAATGTGGAGCTGCCGGTGGAGGTTTCGGATGTCCCGTGCCCCAACTGCGGCCGCATGTTGGTCGTGAAGCACGGCCGGTTCGGCAATTTCCTCGCCTGCCCCGGCTTTCCGGAATGCCGGACGACCAAGCCGATCCTCAAGGATACGGGGGTCAAATGCCCGCTTTGCGAGGGGGCGGTGGTGGAGCGCCGCACCAAGCGGGGCAAGGTGTTTTTCGGTTGCGCCAATTATCCCGAATGCCAGTTCACCACCTGGGACACGCCGCTCAAGGAAACGTGCGAGACCTGCGGTTCGTTCAAGGTGCGGCACAATTTCCGCCAGGGGCGGTTTACGGTCATGTGCGGCAATGCCAACTGTCCGACCCGCGCGAAGGAGGCGGAAGCGGCGGCCGCGACCAAACGGCCGGCTAAGCCGCGCCGGACGAGCGCCAAACGGAAAGCGGGCGGCAAACGTGGCTAA
- the trmFO gene encoding methylenetetrahydrofolate--tRNA-(uracil(54)-C(5))-methyltransferase (FADH(2)-oxidizing) TrmFO translates to MAKAVVIGAGLAGSEAAWQIAAAGVDVELYEMRPKVMSPAHRGGLFAELVCSNSLRAAAIENAVGLLKEEMRQLDSLIIRAADACRVPAGGALAVDRDAFSAFVTRALADHPRVRVVTEEATDLPAERPLVVASGPLTSPALAGAIGGLTGEEYLYFYDAAAPIVSGDSLDMDVIFRASRYGKGDDDYLNCPLTKEDYERFWHELTSAATAPVKEFEKTVFFEGCMPVEAMAARGIDTLRFGPLKPVGLRDPRTGALPYAVVQLRQDNAAATLFNMVGFQTHLKWPEQERVFRMIPGLGRAEFVRFGVMHRNTYLNSPRILAPTLAMRNEPGLFFAGQITGVEGYVESAAAGLVAGVNAARLAKGLEPVVFPAATAHGALCHYITTADPANFQPMNVNFGLLPPLEARIRDKKEKNRRIAERALRELREFIGIVGK, encoded by the coding sequence GTGGCTAAGGCGGTTGTTATCGGCGCAGGACTGGCCGGCAGCGAGGCCGCCTGGCAGATCGCCGCGGCGGGTGTGGATGTCGAGCTGTACGAGATGCGCCCGAAGGTGATGAGCCCGGCCCACCGCGGCGGCCTGTTCGCCGAACTGGTGTGCAGCAATTCGCTCCGGGCGGCGGCGATCGAGAATGCCGTCGGCCTGCTCAAGGAAGAGATGCGTCAGCTCGATTCGCTGATAATAAGGGCCGCCGACGCCTGCCGCGTCCCCGCGGGCGGGGCCCTGGCCGTGGACCGGGACGCTTTCAGCGCTTTCGTTACCAGGGCGCTGGCCGATCACCCGCGGGTGCGGGTGGTGACCGAGGAGGCTACCGATCTGCCGGCGGAAAGGCCGTTGGTGGTCGCCAGCGGGCCGCTGACCTCGCCGGCTCTGGCGGGGGCGATCGGCGGGCTGACCGGCGAGGAGTATCTGTATTTTTACGACGCGGCCGCGCCGATCGTGAGCGGCGATTCGCTCGATATGGACGTGATTTTCCGCGCATCCCGCTACGGGAAAGGCGACGACGATTATCTGAACTGCCCGCTCACGAAGGAAGATTACGAGCGGTTCTGGCACGAGCTCACGAGCGCCGCGACTGCGCCGGTGAAGGAGTTTGAGAAGACGGTGTTTTTCGAGGGCTGCATGCCGGTGGAGGCGATGGCGGCCCGCGGCATAGACACGCTACGCTTCGGGCCGCTGAAGCCGGTGGGGCTGCGCGACCCAAGGACGGGCGCGCTGCCTTACGCCGTCGTCCAGCTCCGCCAGGACAACGCCGCCGCCACGCTTTTCAATATGGTGGGGTTCCAGACCCACCTCAAGTGGCCGGAGCAGGAGCGGGTGTTCCGGATGATTCCCGGCCTCGGGCGGGCCGAGTTCGTGAGGTTCGGGGTGATGCACCGCAACACTTACCTGAATTCGCCCCGCATCCTTGCGCCGACGCTGGCGATGAGGAACGAGCCCGGCCTGTTTTTCGCCGGCCAGATCACTGGGGTGGAGGGGTATGTAGAATCGGCCGCCGCCGGTCTCGTGGCCGGCGTCAACGCCGCCCGGCTGGCGAAGGGGCTTGAGCCGGTCGTATTCCCGGCCGCGACTGCCCACGGGGCTTTGTGCCATTATATCACCACCGCCGATCCGGCCAATTTTCAGCCGATGAATGTGAATTTCGGCCTGCTGCCGCCCCTGGAGGCGCGCATCCGCGACAAGAAGGAGAAGAATCGGCGGATCGCCGAACGGGCTTTGCGGGAATTGCGTGAATTTATTGGAATAGTCGGAAAATAA
- the xerC gene encoding tyrosine recombinase XerC yields the protein METATCYLSDFFRYLKVQKNASPHTVTNYRADLDHFLAFAAAKLGMDEVPLAAVTPILIRAYLANLKDEDYARRTIARKMAALRSFFRHLCREAVLAENPFSAVRTPKLEKRLPSFLDPGEMTALLELPDKSSLGRRDAAILELLYATGMRVSELAGLAVRDVDLDSGYALVYGKGAKERVVPVGRKAVAAVKLYLDLARPRLVPAGEDHQTLFVNKRGGPLTDRSVRRVVDKYVEALAITKHVSPHTIRHTFATHLLNNGADLRSVQELLGHVNLSTTQLYTHVTKERIKSVYSQAHPRA from the coding sequence ATGGAAACAGCAACTTGCTACCTTTCGGATTTCTTTCGTTATCTCAAGGTGCAGAAGAATGCCTCGCCCCATACTGTAACGAATTACCGGGCAGATCTCGACCATTTTCTCGCTTTCGCCGCCGCTAAGCTGGGTATGGACGAAGTTCCGCTGGCCGCTGTCACGCCGATTCTGATACGGGCTTATCTCGCCAACCTCAAGGATGAGGACTACGCACGGCGCACCATTGCCCGCAAGATGGCTGCACTGCGGTCCTTTTTTCGTCATTTGTGCCGTGAGGCGGTTTTGGCGGAAAACCCGTTCAGCGCGGTGCGGACGCCAAAGCTGGAGAAGCGGCTGCCTAGCTTCCTCGATCCGGGGGAGATGACCGCTCTGCTGGAGCTGCCGGACAAAAGCAGCCTCGGGCGGCGCGACGCCGCCATCCTGGAGCTGTTGTACGCTACCGGGATGCGGGTCAGCGAGCTGGCCGGCCTGGCGGTGCGGGACGTCGACCTGGACAGCGGCTATGCGCTGGTGTACGGCAAGGGGGCGAAGGAGCGGGTGGTGCCGGTGGGCCGCAAGGCTGTGGCCGCCGTGAAGCTGTACCTGGATCTGGCCCGGCCGCGGCTGGTGCCGGCGGGGGAAGACCATCAGACACTGTTCGTCAATAAGCGCGGCGGCCCGCTCACTGATCGCAGCGTGCGCCGCGTTGTCGATAAATATGTGGAGGCGCTGGCGATAACCAAGCATGTAAGCCCTCACACCATCCGCCATACTTTCGCGACTCATCTTTTGAATAACGGCGCCGACCTCCGCTCGGTCCAGGAGCTGCTGGGCCATGTGAATTTATCGACGACCCAGCTTTACACCCACGTCACCAAGGAGCGGATCAAGTCCGTGTATTCGCAGGCGCATCCGCGCGCATAG
- the hslV gene encoding ATP-dependent protease subunit HslV: MPVFHATTIVAVRLNGKTAIAGDGQVTFGQNTVMKHNAKKVRRLYHGKVVAGFAGSVADAFTLFAKFEQKLEEYNGNMMRAAVELAKEWRLDRVLRRLEALLIVADADNMLIISGNGEVIEPDDGVTAIGSGGPYALAAARALAAHSSLTAPEIAREALTIAADICVYTNNHITVEEL, encoded by the coding sequence ATGCCAGTGTTTCATGCCACGACTATCGTAGCCGTTCGCCTGAACGGCAAGACGGCGATCGCCGGCGACGGCCAGGTCACTTTCGGGCAGAATACCGTCATGAAGCACAATGCCAAGAAGGTCCGCCGCCTGTATCATGGCAAGGTGGTGGCGGGGTTCGCCGGCTCGGTGGCGGACGCCTTTACGCTGTTCGCCAAGTTCGAGCAGAAGCTTGAGGAGTATAACGGCAATATGATGAGAGCGGCGGTCGAGCTTGCCAAGGAGTGGCGCCTGGACCGCGTGCTGCGCCGGCTGGAGGCGCTGCTGATCGTCGCCGATGCCGATAATATGCTGATTATTTCCGGTAATGGCGAGGTGATCGAGCCTGACGACGGCGTGACGGCCATCGGATCGGGGGGACCTTACGCGCTGGCCGCGGCCCGCGCCCTGGCGGCCCATTCGTCGCTGACGGCGCCCGAGATCGCCCGTGAGGCGCTCACCATCGCCGCCGATATCTGCGTTTATACCAATAATCATATAACTGTGGAAGAATTGTAG